A single window of Rhodamnia argentea isolate NSW1041297 chromosome 5, ASM2092103v1, whole genome shotgun sequence DNA harbors:
- the LOC115737214 gene encoding coatomer subunit gamma isoform X2, with protein sequence MAQPFVKKDDDDEEAEYSPFLGIEKGAVLQEARVFNDPQLDPRRCSQVITKLLYLLNQGETFTKVEATEVFFAVTKLFQSRDIGLRRMVYLMIKELSPCADEVIIVTSSLMKDMNSKTDMYRANAIRVLCRITDGTLLTQIERYLKQAIVDKNPVVASAALVSGIHILQTNPEIVKRWSNEVQEAVQSRAALVQFHALALLHQIRQNDRLAVSKLVTSLTRGSVRSPLAQCLLIRYTSQVIHESASNSQTGERPFFDYLESCLRHKAEMVILEAARAITELNGVTSRELTPAITVLQLFLSSSKPVLRFAAIRTLNKVAMTHPMAVTNCNIDMESLISDQNRSIATLAITTLLKTGNESSVDRLMKQITNFMSDIADEFKIVVVEAIRSLCLKFPLKYRSLMNFLSNILREEGGFEYKKAIIDSIVILIRDIPEAKESGLLHLCEFIEDCEFTYLSTQILHFLGIEGPKTSDPSKYIRYIYNRVHLENATVRASAVSTMAKFGAKVESLKPRIFVLLRRCLLDSDDEVRDRATLYLNTLGGHGSEVETDENMNEFLFGSLEVPLVNLETSLKNYEPSDESFDINSVPKEIKSQPLAEKKAPGKKPATGLAAPPSGPATTVDAYERLLSSIAEFSSFGKLFKSSAPVELTEAGTEYTVNVVKHIFDRHVVFQYNCTNTIPEVLLENVAVIVDSSDAEEFSEVASKPLPSLPYDSPGQTFVAFEKPDGVTAIGKFSNILKFIVKEVDPSTGEAEEDGVEDEYQLEDLEVVAADYILKVGVSNFRNAWESMGADYERVDEYGLGPRENLTEAVNAVINLLGMQPCEGTEVVPSNSRSHSCLLSGVYIGNVKVLVRLSFGIDGQRDVAMKLAVRSEDESVSDAIHEIVASG encoded by the exons ATGGCTCAGCCGTTCGTGAAGAAGGACGATGATGACGAAGAAG CTGAATACTCTCCGTTTCTCGGGATCGAGAAGGGGGCAGTCCTTCAGGAGGCTAGAGTTTTCAACGACCCTCAGCTTGATCCTAGGCGATGCTCTCAG GTCATCACAAAGCTTCTCTATCTGCTGAATCAGGGGGAAACATTCACCAAGGTC GAAGCAACAGAAGTCTTTTTTGCTGTGACCAAACTTTTCCAATCCAGAGATATAGGATTAAGGAGAATGGTTTATTTGATGATAAAGGAGCTCTCTCCTTGTGCAGATGAG gTGATTATTGTGACAAGCTCCCTAATGAAGGATATGAATAGCAAGACAGACATGTATCGTGCCAATGCAATTCGAGTTTTATGTCGGATCACAGATGGAACCCTCCTCACCCAAATTGAGCGCTACCTGAAACAAGCTATTGTTGACAAGAATCCAGTGGTTGCTAGTGCAGCCTTAGTTAGCGGGATCCATATACTTCAG ACGAACCCAGAGATTGTAAAAAGGTGGAGCAATGAGGTTCAGGAAGCTGTGCAATCAAGAGCAGCCCTTGTACAGTTTCATGCACTCGCCTTACTCCATCAG ATTCGGCAAAATGATAGACTTGCTGTAAGCAAGCTTGTAACAAGCTTGACTAGGGGGTCTGTTCGATCACCTTTGGCCCAGTGCCTTTTAATACGCTATACTAGTCAG GTTATCCATGAATCAGCCAGTAATTCACAAACTGGTGAAAGACCATTTTTTGATTATCTGGAAAGTTGTCTGCGGCACAAGGCTGAAATGGTGATTCTTGAGGCTGCGAGAGCTATCACCGAGCTTAATGGAGTGACAAGCAGGGAATTGACTCCAGCAATAACTGTTCTCCAGCTCTTTTTAAGTTCTTCCAAACCAGTGCTAAGATTTGCAGCCATCCGCACTTTGAATAAG GTTGCAATGACACATCCAATGGCCGTCACTAATTGCAATATAGATATGGAGAGTCTTATTTCTGACCAGAACAGAAGCATTGCCACACTTGCCATCACCACTCTCCTGAAGACAGGAAATGAATCAAGTGTTGATCGTCTGATGAAGCAGATTACCAATTTTATGTCAGATATTGCTGATGAGTTTAAAATTGTAGTGGTGGAAGCCATAAGGTCATTATGTTTGAAGTTTCCTCTGAAATACAGATCCCT GATGAACTTCCTTAGCAACATTCTTAGGGAAGAAGGTGGATTCGAGTATAAAAAGGCAATTATAGATTCAATTGTGATCCTCATCAGGGATATACCTGAAGCAAAAGAAAGTGGGTTGCTTCATCTGTGCGAGTTTATTGAAGATTGTGAATTTACTTATTTGTCAACACAG ATTCTCCATTTTCTGGGAATCGAAGGGCCGAAAACCTCAGATCCTAGTAAGTACATACGGTACATATACAATCGGGTACATCTTGAGAATGCTACTGTTCGGGCCAGTGCTGTAAGCACCATGGCAAAGTTCGGTGCCAAGGTCGAATCATTGAAG CCCCGTATCTTTGTTCTTCTACGGCGCTGTCTCCTTGACAGTGATGACGAG GTTCGTGACAGAGCAACTCTTTACCTGAACACACTTGGGGGTCATGGTTCAGAAGTTGAAACTGATGAAAACATGAATGAGTTTCTCTTCGGGTCACTGGAAGTTCCCCTGGTCAACCTGGAGACAAGTCTGAAAAATTAT GAGCCTTCAGATGAGTCCTTTGACATAAACTCTGTGCCTAAGGAGATCAAGTCTCAGCCACTTGCAGAGAAGAAAGCCCCTGGAAAGAAGCCTGCTACTGGTCTGGCTGCTCCTCCAAGTGGCCCTGCAACAACTGTTGATGCATATGAGAgacttctttcttcaattgctgAGTTTTCCAGCTTTGGGAAGCTTTTTAAG TCATCTGCACCTGTTGAGTTGACTGAAGCTGGAACAGAATATACAGTTAATGTCGTGAAACACATTTTTGATAGACATGTCGTGTTTCAGTACAACTGCACCAATACGATTCCGGAGGTGTTACTGGAAAAT GTTGCTGTTATAGTGGATTCCTCAGATGCAGAGGAGTTTTCTGAAGTTGCATCCAAACCTCTACCATCTCTTCCTTATGATTCACCTGGGCAGACCTTTGTGGCATTTGAAAAGCCTGACGGTGTGACTGCCATTGGAAAATTCTCCAATATTTTGAAGTTCATTGTTAAAGAG GTTGATCCATCCACTGGCGAAGCAGAGGAAGATGGCGTTGAAGATGAATATCAGCTTGAGGACCTTGAGGTTGTTGCAGCAGATTACATTCTGAAAGTCGGAGTATCCAATTTCAGAAATGCATGGGAAAGCATGGGTGCAGATTATGAGCGGGTTGATGAGTATGGCCTTGGCCCTAGGGAGAACTTAACAGAAGCTGTGAATGCAGTCATCAACCTTCTTGGCATGCAGCCCTGTGAG GGAACAGAAGTGGTCCCAAGCAATTCCAGGTCCCACAGCTGCCTATTATCTGGTGTATATATTGGGAACGTGAAGGTCCTGGTGCGTTTGTCATTTGGAATCGATGGTCAGAGAGATGTTGCGATGAAGTTAGCCGTACGCTCCGAGGATGAAAGCGTCAGTGATGCCATACACGAGATCGTGGCCAGTGGTTGA
- the LOC115737214 gene encoding coatomer subunit gamma isoform X1, translating to MAQPFVKKDDDDEEAEYSPFLGIEKGAVLQEARVFNDPQLDPRRCSQVITKLLYLLNQGETFTKIEATEVFFAVTKLFQSRDIGLRRMVYLMIKELSPCADEVIIVTSSLMKDMNSKTDMYRANAIRVLCRITDGTLLTQIERYLKQAIVDKNPVVASAALVSGIHILQTNPEIVKRWSNEVQEAVQSRAALVQFHALALLHQIRQNDRLAVSKLVTSLTRGSVRSPLAQCLLIRYTSQVIHESASNSQTGERPFFDYLESCLRHKAEMVILEAARAITELNGVTSRELTPAITVLQLFLSSSKPVLRFAAIRTLNKVAMTHPMAVTNCNIDMESLISDQNRSIATLAITTLLKTGNESSVDRLMKQITNFMSDIADEFKIVVVEAIRSLCLKFPLKYRSLMNFLSNILREEGGFEYKKAIIDSIVILIRDIPEAKESGLLHLCEFIEDCEFTYLSTQILHFLGIEGPKTSDPSKYIRYIYNRVHLENATVRASAVSTMAKFGAKVESLKPRIFVLLRRCLLDSDDEVRDRATLYLNTLGGHGSEVETDENMNEFLFGSLEVPLVNLETSLKNYEPSDESFDINSVPKEIKSQPLAEKKAPGKKPATGLAAPPSGPATTVDAYERLLSSIAEFSSFGKLFKSSAPVELTEAGTEYTVNVVKHIFDRHVVFQYNCTNTIPEVLLENVAVIVDSSDAEEFSEVASKPLPSLPYDSPGQTFVAFEKPDGVTAIGKFSNILKFIVKEVDPSTGEAEEDGVEDEYQLEDLEVVAADYILKVGVSNFRNAWESMGADYERVDEYGLGPRENLTEAVNAVINLLGMQPCEGTEVVPSNSRSHSCLLSGVYIGNVKVLVRLSFGIDGQRDVAMKLAVRSEDESVSDAIHEIVASG from the exons ATGGCTCAGCCGTTCGTGAAGAAGGACGATGATGACGAAGAAG CTGAATACTCTCCGTTTCTCGGGATCGAGAAGGGGGCAGTCCTTCAGGAGGCTAGAGTTTTCAACGACCCTCAGCTTGATCCTAGGCGATGCTCTCAG GTCATCACAAAGCTTCTCTATCTGCTGAATCAGGGGGAAACATTCACCAAG ATAGAAGCAACAGAAGTCTTTTTTGCTGTGACCAAACTTTTCCAATCCAGAGATATAGGATTAAGGAGAATGGTTTATTTGATGATAAAGGAGCTCTCTCCTTGTGCAGATGAG gTGATTATTGTGACAAGCTCCCTAATGAAGGATATGAATAGCAAGACAGACATGTATCGTGCCAATGCAATTCGAGTTTTATGTCGGATCACAGATGGAACCCTCCTCACCCAAATTGAGCGCTACCTGAAACAAGCTATTGTTGACAAGAATCCAGTGGTTGCTAGTGCAGCCTTAGTTAGCGGGATCCATATACTTCAG ACGAACCCAGAGATTGTAAAAAGGTGGAGCAATGAGGTTCAGGAAGCTGTGCAATCAAGAGCAGCCCTTGTACAGTTTCATGCACTCGCCTTACTCCATCAG ATTCGGCAAAATGATAGACTTGCTGTAAGCAAGCTTGTAACAAGCTTGACTAGGGGGTCTGTTCGATCACCTTTGGCCCAGTGCCTTTTAATACGCTATACTAGTCAG GTTATCCATGAATCAGCCAGTAATTCACAAACTGGTGAAAGACCATTTTTTGATTATCTGGAAAGTTGTCTGCGGCACAAGGCTGAAATGGTGATTCTTGAGGCTGCGAGAGCTATCACCGAGCTTAATGGAGTGACAAGCAGGGAATTGACTCCAGCAATAACTGTTCTCCAGCTCTTTTTAAGTTCTTCCAAACCAGTGCTAAGATTTGCAGCCATCCGCACTTTGAATAAG GTTGCAATGACACATCCAATGGCCGTCACTAATTGCAATATAGATATGGAGAGTCTTATTTCTGACCAGAACAGAAGCATTGCCACACTTGCCATCACCACTCTCCTGAAGACAGGAAATGAATCAAGTGTTGATCGTCTGATGAAGCAGATTACCAATTTTATGTCAGATATTGCTGATGAGTTTAAAATTGTAGTGGTGGAAGCCATAAGGTCATTATGTTTGAAGTTTCCTCTGAAATACAGATCCCT GATGAACTTCCTTAGCAACATTCTTAGGGAAGAAGGTGGATTCGAGTATAAAAAGGCAATTATAGATTCAATTGTGATCCTCATCAGGGATATACCTGAAGCAAAAGAAAGTGGGTTGCTTCATCTGTGCGAGTTTATTGAAGATTGTGAATTTACTTATTTGTCAACACAG ATTCTCCATTTTCTGGGAATCGAAGGGCCGAAAACCTCAGATCCTAGTAAGTACATACGGTACATATACAATCGGGTACATCTTGAGAATGCTACTGTTCGGGCCAGTGCTGTAAGCACCATGGCAAAGTTCGGTGCCAAGGTCGAATCATTGAAG CCCCGTATCTTTGTTCTTCTACGGCGCTGTCTCCTTGACAGTGATGACGAG GTTCGTGACAGAGCAACTCTTTACCTGAACACACTTGGGGGTCATGGTTCAGAAGTTGAAACTGATGAAAACATGAATGAGTTTCTCTTCGGGTCACTGGAAGTTCCCCTGGTCAACCTGGAGACAAGTCTGAAAAATTAT GAGCCTTCAGATGAGTCCTTTGACATAAACTCTGTGCCTAAGGAGATCAAGTCTCAGCCACTTGCAGAGAAGAAAGCCCCTGGAAAGAAGCCTGCTACTGGTCTGGCTGCTCCTCCAAGTGGCCCTGCAACAACTGTTGATGCATATGAGAgacttctttcttcaattgctgAGTTTTCCAGCTTTGGGAAGCTTTTTAAG TCATCTGCACCTGTTGAGTTGACTGAAGCTGGAACAGAATATACAGTTAATGTCGTGAAACACATTTTTGATAGACATGTCGTGTTTCAGTACAACTGCACCAATACGATTCCGGAGGTGTTACTGGAAAAT GTTGCTGTTATAGTGGATTCCTCAGATGCAGAGGAGTTTTCTGAAGTTGCATCCAAACCTCTACCATCTCTTCCTTATGATTCACCTGGGCAGACCTTTGTGGCATTTGAAAAGCCTGACGGTGTGACTGCCATTGGAAAATTCTCCAATATTTTGAAGTTCATTGTTAAAGAG GTTGATCCATCCACTGGCGAAGCAGAGGAAGATGGCGTTGAAGATGAATATCAGCTTGAGGACCTTGAGGTTGTTGCAGCAGATTACATTCTGAAAGTCGGAGTATCCAATTTCAGAAATGCATGGGAAAGCATGGGTGCAGATTATGAGCGGGTTGATGAGTATGGCCTTGGCCCTAGGGAGAACTTAACAGAAGCTGTGAATGCAGTCATCAACCTTCTTGGCATGCAGCCCTGTGAG GGAACAGAAGTGGTCCCAAGCAATTCCAGGTCCCACAGCTGCCTATTATCTGGTGTATATATTGGGAACGTGAAGGTCCTGGTGCGTTTGTCATTTGGAATCGATGGTCAGAGAGATGTTGCGATGAAGTTAGCCGTACGCTCCGAGGATGAAAGCGTCAGTGATGCCATACACGAGATCGTGGCCAGTGGTTGA